From one Plasmodium malariae genome assembly, chromosome: 12 genomic stretch:
- the PmUG01_12039400 gene encoding conserved Plasmodium protein, unknown function gives MEEDLIDKLEGVSLSRINEASHDEKKSLKGKIRELEHMINIKMMKLQMELIESKKKEEIHEYDFTDLFNEFKEEITKKIEDVNDLIGKRIDEQNVKHTKLFNILVSLKNENASINKAISLLNEKIHMLEEEIGE, from the coding sequence ATGGAGGAGGACTTGATCGACAAGTTGGAAGGAGTGTCGCTTAGCAGAATTAATGAAGCATCacatgatgaaaaaaaaagtcttaAGGGGAAGATAAGAGAACTTGAACATATGatcaatataaaaatgatgaaattaCAAATGGAGTTAATAGaatcgaaaaaaaaagaagaaattcaTGAGTATGATTTTACagatttatttaatgaatttaaggaagaaataacaaaaaaaattgaagatgTTAATGATCTTATTGGAAAAAGAATTGATGAGCAAAATGTGAAACACACTAAACTGTTCAATATTTTAGTTTccttaaaaaatgaaaacgcTTCGATCAATAAGGCTATCTCTTTGTTAAACGAGAAAATACACATGCTCGAGGAGGAAATAGGGGAATAG